A stretch of Canis lupus baileyi chromosome 7, mCanLup2.hap1, whole genome shotgun sequence DNA encodes these proteins:
- the GJB7 gene encoding gap junction beta-7 protein: MSWMFFRDLLTGVNKYSTGIGRIWLAVVFIFRLLVYIVAAEHVWKDEQKEFECNVKQPGCENVCFDHFFPISQVRLWALQLIMVSTPSLLVVLHVAYREGREKRHRKKLYVSPGMMDGGLWYTYLISLIVKTGFEIGFLVLFYKLYNGFSVPYLMKCALKPCPNTVDCFISKPTEKTIFILFLVITSCLSIVLNFIELSFLVLKCLIMCCLQKYSKRLQSSACECHDLRYVECGVIAAPPLLQNCRSDLAIGASQRGETKPLF; this comes from the coding sequence ATGAGTTGGATGTTCTTCAGAGACCTCCTAACTGGAGTAAACAAATATTCAACTGGGATTGGGCGGATTTGGCTGGCTGTTGTGTTCATCTTCCGTTTGCTGGTCTACATAGTGGCAGCAGAGCATGTATGGAAAGATGAGCAGAAAGAGTTTGAGTGCAACGTTAAACAGCCTGGttgtgaaaatgtctgttttGATCACTTCTTCCCCATCTCCCAAGTCAGACTCTGGGCCTTACAACTGATCATGGTCTCCACACCTTCACTTCTGGTGGTTCTACACGTAGCCTATCgtgagggcagagagaaaaggcacagaaagaaaCTGTATGTCAGCCCAGGTATGATGGATGGGGGCTTGTGGTACACTTATCTTATCAGCCTCATTGTTAAAACTGGTTTTGAAATTGGCTTCCTGGTTTTATTTTACAAGCTGTATAATGGCTTTAGTGTTCCCTACCTTATGAAATGTGCTTTGAAGCCTTGTCCCAACACTGTAGACTGCTTCATCTCCAAACCCACCGAGAAAACAATCTTTATACTTTTCTTGGTTATTACCTCATGCCTGAGCATTGTGTTGAATTTCATTGAACTGAGCTTTTTGGTTCTCAAGTGCCTTATTATGTGCTGCCTCCAAAAATACTCTAAAAGACTCCAGTCCTCAGCATGTGAGTGCCACGATCTCAGATATGTTGAATGTGGTGTGATAGCGGCTCCTCCCCTACTCCAGAATTGCCGTTCAGATTTGGCCATAGGCGCATCTCAGCGAGGTGAAACAAAGCCACTTTTTTGA